The following are from one region of the Streptomyces decoyicus genome:
- a CDS encoding DUF2752 domain-containing protein has protein sequence MSEPVARPRPEAPLHGGLPRRLAAPLGVLAAAIAAFGRLGAVDPNEPGHYPVCPLLHLTGLFCPACGGLRSAHAVAHGDLAAALGANALAVAGYAACAVFWAVWVSRAVRGRRTAGPRPRAVHWWALGGLLLVFTVVRNLPFGSGLAP, from the coding sequence GTGAGCGAACCCGTGGCGCGGCCCCGGCCCGAAGCCCCACTCCACGGCGGCCTGCCGCGCCGCCTCGCGGCACCCCTGGGCGTCCTGGCCGCCGCCATCGCCGCCTTCGGCCGGCTCGGTGCCGTCGACCCGAACGAGCCCGGCCACTACCCGGTGTGCCCGCTGCTGCACCTCACGGGCCTCTTCTGCCCGGCCTGCGGCGGGCTGCGCAGCGCCCATGCCGTCGCCCACGGCGATCTCGCCGCGGCGCTGGGCGCCAATGCCCTCGCCGTGGCCGGATACGCCGCCTGTGCGGTCTTCTGGGCGGTCTGGGTGAGCCGTGCGGTACGCGGCCGCCGGACGGCGGGCCCGCGGCCGCGAGCCGTCCACTGGTGGGCGCTGGGCGGCCTGCTGCTCGTCTTCACCGTCGTACGCAATCTCCCCTTCGGCAGCGGTCTGGCACCGTGA
- the trpC gene encoding indole-3-glycerol phosphate synthase TrpC, with translation MSVLDEIIDGVRADLAERQARVGLDELKERAQKARPAKDGVAALKGESVTVICEVKRSSPSKGALAAIADPAGLAADYEAGGAAVISVLTEQRKFGGSLADLEAVRAKVDIPVLRKDFIVTAYQLWEARAYGADLALLIVSALEQEALVSLIERAESIGLTPLVEVHDEEEVARAVDAGAKIIGVNARNLKTLEVDRGNFARIAPEIPDHIVKIAESGVRGPHDLIAYANDGADAVLVGESLVTGKDPRTAVADLVAAGSHPAIRHGRS, from the coding sequence GTGAGTGTGCTCGACGAGATCATCGACGGCGTCCGTGCCGACCTCGCAGAGCGGCAGGCGCGCGTCGGCCTCGACGAGCTCAAGGAGCGGGCCCAGAAGGCGCGTCCCGCCAAGGACGGCGTCGCGGCGCTGAAGGGCGAGAGCGTCACGGTGATCTGCGAGGTCAAGCGCTCCAGCCCCTCCAAGGGCGCGCTCGCCGCGATCGCCGACCCGGCCGGTCTGGCCGCCGATTACGAGGCGGGCGGCGCGGCGGTCATCTCCGTCCTGACCGAGCAGCGCAAGTTCGGCGGTTCGCTGGCCGACCTGGAGGCCGTCCGCGCCAAGGTCGACATCCCGGTCCTGCGCAAGGACTTCATCGTCACCGCCTACCAGCTGTGGGAGGCCCGTGCCTACGGCGCCGACCTCGCGCTGCTGATCGTCTCCGCGCTGGAGCAGGAGGCCCTGGTCTCGCTGATCGAGCGGGCCGAGTCGATCGGGCTGACGCCGCTGGTCGAGGTGCACGACGAGGAAGAGGTCGCCCGCGCGGTGGACGCCGGCGCCAAGATCATCGGCGTCAACGCCCGCAACCTGAAGACCCTCGAGGTCGACCGCGGCAACTTCGCCCGGATCGCCCCCGAGATCCCCGACCACATCGTCAAGATCGCCGAGTCCGGTGTCCGCGGGCCGCACGACCTGATCGCGTACGCCAACGACGGCGCGGACGCGGTGCTGGTCGGCGAGTCGCTGGTGACCGGCAAGGACCCCAGGACCGCGGTCGCCGACCTGGTCGCCGCGGGCTCCCACCCCGCGATCCGGCACGGCCGGTCCTGA
- the trpM gene encoding tryptophan biosynthesis modulator TrpM → MTATAAGIRCQARVPHPGPVGVRAATGSARVPRPALGRGFPPVARRRAEPTKRCALPPWHRGCRAPARRVHGRRVRYHIGSEPGQINGMRWRPGSAR, encoded by the coding sequence ATGACCGCCACCGCCGCAGGCATCCGCTGCCAGGCCCGGGTTCCGCACCCGGGCCCGGTCGGCGTGCGCGCCGCGACGGGGTCCGCCCGTGTCCCCCGCCCGGCGCTCGGCCGGGGATTCCCGCCCGTCGCCCGGCGCCGCGCGGAGCCGACGAAGCGCTGCGCGCTGCCGCCATGGCACCGCGGCTGCCGGGCGCCCGCACGGCGGGTCCACGGGCGCAGGGTCAGGTATCACATCGGGTCCGAGCCGGGACAGATCAACGGCATGCGATGGCGACCGGGGTCCGCGCGCTGA
- a CDS encoding HGxxPAAW family protein encodes MSSSGHGHTPAAWTGVIISFIGFCVAGAFIVLANVPGFWAGMALIGLGAVVGGLMRVAGLGSEPKRAAKPRPQAQAQPQEG; translated from the coding sequence ATGTCGAGCAGTGGCCACGGACACACCCCCGCCGCCTGGACCGGCGTCATCATCTCGTTCATCGGCTTCTGCGTCGCCGGAGCCTTCATCGTGCTGGCGAATGTGCCCGGCTTCTGGGCCGGGATGGCGCTGATCGGCCTCGGTGCCGTCGTGGGCGGTCTGATGCGCGTGGCCGGTCTGGGCTCGGAGCCCAAGCGCGCGGCCAAGCCGCGTCCCCAGGCGCAGGCACAGCCGCAGGAGGGCTGA
- a CDS encoding TIGR02234 family membrane protein — translation MTAVPQTPAETEPSVESVPPPAGPAPGAKRSLALALLAGAAGAALALLASGRTWAEGTAVLAQGELPRSVTGADVTGVPGALAVVGLAALVAVFAVRRAGRLAVAGLLTLSGAGIVAAAVRGNSDTSALREKAATAVGLTGADVHHVTHTGWPWVAAAGGLLLLIAGLLALVHGRHWPAMSGRYERTPGGARGPRRAPPAPDLDRPEEIWKSLDRGEDPTR, via the coding sequence GTGACTGCCGTACCCCAGACCCCTGCCGAGACCGAGCCCTCGGTCGAGTCCGTGCCCCCGCCGGCCGGGCCCGCGCCCGGCGCGAAACGCAGTCTCGCCCTGGCGCTGCTGGCCGGCGCGGCCGGTGCCGCCCTGGCACTGCTGGCCTCCGGCCGCACCTGGGCCGAGGGCACCGCGGTGCTGGCCCAGGGCGAGCTGCCGCGCAGCGTGACCGGCGCGGATGTGACCGGTGTGCCCGGTGCCCTGGCCGTCGTCGGCCTGGCCGCGCTGGTCGCCGTCTTCGCGGTGCGCCGGGCCGGCCGGCTCGCGGTCGCCGGTCTGCTCACGCTCAGCGGGGCGGGCATCGTCGCCGCCGCGGTGCGGGGCAACTCCGACACCTCGGCGCTGCGCGAGAAGGCGGCCACCGCGGTCGGCCTGACCGGAGCCGATGTGCATCACGTCACGCACACCGGCTGGCCGTGGGTGGCCGCGGCCGGCGGTCTGCTGCTGCTGATCGCCGGTCTGCTGGCGCTGGTCCACGGGCGCCACTGGCCTGCAATGTCGGGCCGGTACGAGCGCACGCCCGGCGGCGCCCGCGGCCCGCGGCGTGCTCCGCCCGCACCGGACCTGGACCGCCCGGAGGAGATCTGGAAGTCCCTGGACCGCGGTGAGGACCCCACCCGGTAA